The genomic interval AGATGACACCTCCATCTTTTGAGGCAATCCCATATCAACAAAATAATAGTAAAGACCATCACAACGGCATTGTCAGTGACCGTCTTCAAGTACGCACATTACCATCACGTGATCACCTAAACcacttgctaaacctactacaaaacgGGTATAGgaaaagtggtttaggtttagaatataactggtttagtgcagatGGAAACATGTCAATACTTGTTATACCGGTTTAAGCTTAGTGAAAACGCACCCTAGTTCAAGTTGTTTAGATTTAATATCACGTGATGATAACGCGTATTCCGTTAACAATTGCTGCTGCAAGTGCAGCTCTCTTCTTGGTCTCATTTACGTTCTTATGAGCCATTCTGTAAATTAAAGAAAGTGTCTCCGGCATTTCGAGGAACGAAAAAGAGAGTTGGTTAGCAACTACAATGTAGGACACAACAGTTTGCTAGCAGGTCCCGTACGTGAGAAATCCAAGTGCGGACGCCTTCACCTAAACAGGTTTAGATTCTAAACTAGTTTTATTCTAAAGTAGTTTAGAGCAGATCTAGTGCGAACACAGTCTCAGTTTTTACATACATCAGAGCTGCATgttcacagacacacagacacacacagacacacacagacaaacacacacacacagacacacagacacacagacacacacacacacacacacacacacacacacacacacacacacatatatgcacacacacacatatatgcacacacacacacacacacacacacacacacacacacacacacacacacacacacacacaccacaaacacacacacacacacacacacacacacacacacacacacacacacaccatgttCTCTCATCTTCTTTACTGCTAGTGCTATCTTCTTCCTGTGTCCTGGTAAACTGGCAATTTCCTCGAGGTCTTTCGACGTAACTCTCACTAGCTCACTGACTTGATTATATCCCTGAACACCAACGCACACAACTCACCACACAACAAAATCGGCAACAACACTAAACTCATTACTCGCATCACAAAGTCCTCGTAATACTGAAtaagaccaagctcttgaaaCCATCTCAAAACACCAGTATCTGCAGTACAATAAAAGCCAATAACACAGAAAAGTCACAGATTTGAATGACTCACTTACCGAGTCCGTAAAAACGCACGCCCTTTAAACATGTCCATGACCCACCGTAGTTGTCCTGGATAAGGATCCGCCAGTACTACCAAATATCAAAATTTATTTCCATGTCATgccgtgcacgcacacacacatgcacacacacacacatgcacacacacgcatgcacgcacacacacacacacacacacacacacacacacacacacaaacacacacacacacacacacacacacacacacacacacacacacacacacaataaagcAACGGTACTGTACAGGTACTGTTCctaactctctctctcattcTCAGCAAAGCTCTTACTCATGCTGTAAATCTTATGTCTCGCACACCTACACATGTCGACTTCTCAGCGTGTCATTCGCATCACTCACACTCAGTGACTGTACTACGTACTTGACTCACAAAACTAGCCGTATATACCAATCGTATATACTGCCTATATGCTGTCTGAGTACTGGActatatatgtacagtacaagcacTTTCCATATTCTACATGGCTAGCAACTGTACGCACAGTAACTACCAACAGTACAGCAACTAGCAACAGACAGTACAACCTCAATTATCCAGACTTTTTGGTGAAAGCCAAATTGTCCAGATAATCAAGTGTCTGGATAAATAAAATTATGGTGTGGTGACTTCCTTGAGGCTCAGtcatacattgacagtcaagtacatagagaacaaatatttatttaattaatatacagcaatattaGGTCAACAACGACTCAACATTTTTACACATTAAAAGGTGGatagcagccgagggtttatcactttagtgcttcttgaTTTACTTTAGTACTATACGGACAGTCAGATTCTGAACCACTACTGCATCTCTTTGGTGGATTGCGATCCAGTCGAACCCCCACTCCATAATACTCTGCCACCTCACCTCGTGGTCCAGGACAGACCGCTATTTCTATTTACTTACTACTGTTGTACTATTGCTGTTGAGTGGCAAGTTGTTGTGTAACAGCAGTACAATATTACTAAGGGGTCGTCCATATTTTTCGGCATTTTCACGAGCGTACAAAACACACGCTTTTTTCTCTTCTCCCTCCCCTTTCCTGAAAGCGTACGCGAAAATGctgatttaatattaatacagtgGTCTGAACCTGAGACAACGTCTACACCATGAGAACATGAACCAGCATACGAAATCTACAAGCAGACTAGACGATACAGAAACAACACTGTACCTTTAATTCCTGTATAAAATACAACGTATTTTTTCTCTTTGTCGTCATCTCTAGTTTCCGAAAAGCTTCTCTCAAAATGGAATCCTTATTCTCATCACTCTCAACCTTCCAAACTCCTGTGCCTTCCTGACAGTATCTTGCCTGCCGTAACTGTTATTTAGATAAACAAAAGCGTTGACGAAATGCTGATAAGCATTGACAGGGTGAGTATGAACAGAGCCCGCACAGTTGGACAACTCTGCCAACTTCCCTATGTTCTCCATAAGGACACGAAGCAAAGAGAAACCTGGATATTGCTCATTAACCCAGATGCGGCGGACTgctagcagtagcagtagtaggTATTAACGTAATGGTTGTTGGTTTGACCACACGAACATGTGTGTAGTACCATTGAACTACCTCGGTGAAAACGTCCTACGCATGCGGTAGAACAGCATTTTTCCAAGCGTACGCCTGGTTTTATCCCCTCCCCAGCGTACATTTTGTACACTCGTGAAAATGCCGAAAAATATGGACAACCCCTAATTTAGTATACAAAAATAACGGTCTGTTCTGGACCACGAGCCGAGGCAGCGGAGTAGTGGGGGTTCGACTGGACCACGAGCCCAAAGGATGGGAAGTCCAGAACCCCTATTAATGAATGATTAGATGTAAAGTCCTCTATGATTCCAATTTTGGAGTAGGTTTACAGGTTTCCACAATGGAATGGCATCACATGGGAACACATGAAAGACGTGCTTTTTGGGCAAAAATAAATTTGTCCGGATTATCAAAATGTACAGACAATTGAGGTTGTACAGTGGTCTGTAATGCTAGCCACAAGAAaggaatttaattaattaaagggtaactgcaactcaaaaatcaaaaattcttttatgttggaaattgatagttctagttgcatacatgacaggaaaaatagttttagattttttaagttaagtcttcgccaAGATGTAGCACGTCAAAGTTGCTCCAGTTCCTCAAGTTCCGGtaatgggcgtggtgtagtgtacacgttATAGAAGGGACACTCCATGATAGCGTGtactgtaaacaaaggaatctgtggcgaaagaatggtttggtgttgcgtggctgcaggatgcaccaattcgcaCAAGTCATACGCAAGCAGCGTGTTCCGATTTCCGAACatccccaagctaagaaaagagtgaGAATTGCAAATAaggaggacaattgcagagacgtttgtgtcgtccGGGCAACTACAACTGAGTATGGCGCATCCTACTaagtggacaggagtctgtagtagcTATTTTTAGCCTAATTGCTTCAAGATTCGTACAGCCAGGTCCATTTAAgaacttggtctgggttgtagcAGGGCAAAATCAAGGtcaccattttccatctacctgcctccacacttcaagataGCAGCACTGTGAAACCTtcgcaaaagaaaaggagctAGAGTCGCATTTGAGAAGCGGGAAACTGAGAGCAAGGAAGAATCTCGTAAACTACTGCACCTGGCTAGGAGAGATCAGACTCTTAATGACTAGACTTGCGTCCAAGTGCTTGATCgtcatgtgtagtgaatgcagtcgtatgcattacagtatactgtacagtgaagtcaaccCTTGTGTCAACATGAATCAATGTACCAACTTCAATtaattttgttctctttctcacagcaataGCTCGAGTTTTGCATAAACTCACCAGTTCACTGTACCACTATTGTCACCAGTATTCAACATTATTATTGCGTCATTATTTGAGAAAACCTcaatacgttttgacagcacacacactccacacgagtacgtatccatcatctcacaacgaccgcagctgcacctgtgatggttgtttacttacctggatgtgcatcgattacgtttgctactcctacttctactttGCAATGATGACAGGCTAtcgggtagcctgtcctcttcctcgtccgcttccaaggcagcaggtgatctcaaagcttcaggCACACTGTCGCTGAGCTtgaacctgtgtggtctagtCACTATAATGGCTCCCCGCAaatcttcttcatcctgcgattcatgtgatgacggaacgttatcatcacgtaaaacctccagagggctcttcaaaagaataactgttgctgctgaCGCCTCTACCCTAacagcgttgccttggatataAAGTTGTAGTCATTGTTACAGGCCGCTGActatacagacgcacacacgTCTCCCCCCTGtgacatgtacactacaccacacccaTTAtcggaacttgaagaaccggaagcaactctgacctgctatatctcagcaaagacttaaCTCAAAAATCCAAAACTacttttcctgtcatgtatgcaaataAAACTATCGATtcccaacataaaagaatctttgatttttgcgttgcagttaccttTTAAGAGACATAAATCTAGCCATATGTCTCCTACCTCAACCAACTTGAATATAATCTACATACAGATCAATATCCTCAGCACTAATCACTGCTATGAACAGTACGTCCACTTggtatctatgtttgtttgtcgttgactacaacacacaacaaactcacCTGTGATGTGGCATAGAAATCTTTGAAGTCCTGTGGAACTCCCGGTTCCATTGGATCCTCAGAGCCAATCCTATTGGCTTGATAAGACTGAATCATAGTCCACGGTCCTCTGTAAATAGTATATGTGTTAGTGCTATACTGGGTGTGACACAAGAGTATGTAACAGCATACGTTAGTGTTATGCCAGTCTCGATTTGGAAATGTTTCACCATCTGGTCACTGGCCCTGTAAAGAGAGgaaaatatacaacaataagaAATAATGAAGACACAAAATCCACGAGTGATCGCttgactggtgtgtgtgtgtgtggtgtgtgtgtgtgtggtgtgtgtgtgtgtgtgtgtgtgtgtgtgtgtgtgtgtgtgtgtgtgtgtgtgtgtgtgtgtgtgtgtgtgtgtgtgtgtgtgtgtgtgtgtgtgtgtgtgtgtacacatgtgtttgcgttgtttgcatgtctggcCCAGATATGCAGCGGTActtatgtatttatgttgtctgtctgtctgtcagtcagtcaatcaaGTATattccgcctgtctgtctgtgtgtctgcctgtctgtcaaagaacatttattgaaaacatcaatgctaatacaaaaaaggctacatataacactaagaGCTCCCAATAAACAACCATAGTGGTCGTAGAAGAAAAATTCTAAAcgaacagccatctgatgtttgtagctatcatctacagagtcattactacaaactattctgtcaatgttttgctaaaacactactattgcaacgttgtaatgTTATTGCCAGTATTCGCCGCCAGTACGTTTTAAATTCAATTAAATTCAGCTTTCTATcttcatcacgtgatcttaGTGAGATCTGGTGAAGAAACTTCTCTCCGCTATTCCCCCAAtgtccaaaatgttcgaaaaccaAGGGAATCAAGCAAGGAGAACCTCCACCAGTGTGCCTTTCTTTGCTGTACTTCTCTATCTTCTTTTCTtccctttctgtctgtctgtctgtctgttgtctatctgtctgttgtctgtctgtctacctgtctgtcagtctgtccatttgtgtgtcatAAATAACAAAACACCACAATCAATCCTCACCATCCAATAAGCTGCAATCCAGTCAAAGTAAACTTCGTGCCAAAGTCAAACGCGACCTACACAAAATCACACAAATGtgcaaacacatcacacaccacTCCATACCACCATGCCATCACTCTACAGACCCAACAGTAAGCATTTGACGGCACAATCCAAAACTCCGTAGGATCATCTACCGCAACATACAAATCAGCGACTGTAAAACCTCGTCCATTACACACTCCTACCATCCAAAAGACACGTGTTAGGTCGTCCACCAGTACAGTCGCTCCTATAATCAGGATGGTCCTGCGTCCATCTCTTCCTGTTCTTCAACAACGGATACTCCTCTAGCCAAGCAAGAAACTCATACAAgaattgaaacacaaacagcatgCATGACCTACTCATCGCAACAGGCTGTTCACGTGGCGTCTTGAGTGCTTGTtctcttcgtcgttcttgCTCTTTCTGCAATGATCCAACGTTGCACATACAGAAGAAAAACAAATCGTGTTCGTTCAATACCCGTGGAACAAGAGgttctttgtctttgtattcTATTTGATATAAAGGTTTTCGTCATTTTGGGAGAGAGAGAAGAATTAATAAAGTGACTCACCATCAAACAAATCCAAAAACGGCCCAGCTTTGTCTTCCATTCCTTTCGTTTTCATGTAGTCTTCAATGATTGTTCGAGCTGTCTATTGATCGAATACACAGCCATGCAACAGCAGTCGAAAAATGGAACAAACTCATTGCCATATCTTACCTCTTTCGTGCCATTCTCTAAGTTCGGGTTAGCGCCGTATGAGAGCAGAAGTTCTGCAACATCTCGCctaagacagacaacaaatacacatacacacatgtgaacacacacgcatgcacacacacatgcacacacacacatgcatgcgtgtgcacacacacacacacacacatgcacacacacacacacacacacacacacacacacacacacacacacacacacaataacaacaatcaTTTCCATCACTGTTGATCGGCATTTACCGAAAGAAACGACAAGCTTCATGCAGTGCCTGAGTTCCTGTTGACTCTCCATTCACTGCAATTTCGCAGTCAATCAACAGCTGAACAATGTCAAGTCGACCTGAGATacaaaaacagcaacagacCATTAGCCATTCAGTATTATCCagataacaacaacaagacagaGTGAACGCCCAAATGAGACTACTAGTATCCACAGTACAAACTCTGATTATCCAAACTTTTTGTTCGGAAGCCAAATTGTCCAGACAAATGAAATGATGGTGTGGTGCATGACTTACTTCCTTGAAGCTCAGTCATATAGTGACAGTCAAGTACATAATGAACAAACGTTTACTCATTTAGGCTTATcaataacagcaacagcaatagAGTGTTGGCATAGTGCACGCACGGTTGGGGCTTGGGGTTGCAAGcaaaccccccccccccctcacAGCTCTGTTCTCTCATGGCCATTAGGTACATGTGACCTATAAAGTGGTTAACATTTTGTACGTGTTCTGTGTGAATTGGGCTCCTGTTTGGCTCGTTCCAGGCTTTGCATTTATCTAAGGGTATCATACAGACACGCGTGAGAGTCTGGAAATGAGGCAAGCCAGAAACTATTTACAACATCCAGGATTTCCATTCTGCCAGTAGCTgctgttcgtttatggcaaATCACActaacactgacacacacacacacacacacacacacacacacacacacacacacacacacacacacacacatctttaCAGCCTCAATTCGCTGTACTATGCGCATTATGCACATTACAACAACATGTAACAAGGTTTCTTCATCCGTTAGACGTTCACATTCAATCTTTAAAATCTAAGCAATTTCTCTATTTCTAGCTGCTTAGATTTCCATTTCAGTCACAACACGTAGTCAACTCAATTGTGCGCCGTGCTTTCAAATGTTTATAGCAACTTCCTTGATTTGGATTTGGAATATCGAAATGAAAAGTATAATCAAATGAACCACAACTCAAGTGAACATACCGTTCTTTGACGCTTCAACAATTGATTTTGTAGATTGAATGGCAGCTGGATCCGAGTCAACAAAAAGAGACACACACTCTGtgtaacacaaacaacagtaaGACGATGCAATAGatgatgtgtgcatgtgtgtgtgtgtgtgtgtgtgtgtgtgtgtgtgtgtgtgtgtgtgtgtgtgtgtgtgtgtgtgtgtgtggcatgtgcatgtgtgtgtgtgtgtgtgtgtgtgtgtgtgcgcgtgtgtggcGTGTACCTTTCTTGTCAAATCGTGCAGCAAGATCAAGAGGAGTGTCACCATCTTTGTTCACTACCATCACTTTAGCTCCAGCCTAACACATGACAACAATACTAATTACATAACATTAATGTAGAAGATCCCGTGGGTGGGTGAAAGGTCTCTGTGGGCATGGGGGCACATGTGCCTGCATTTGCCTGCAAAAATCCGACCAAACCAACCAACCTGCAGTAGCTTATGAGCAGTAAAGATCTTGCCCTCCTGATAAAATTGTGCTGCAAAATGCAGTGGTGTATTCCCAGAACTGTTCATCTCGTTTGCCTACAAAACACACATCCCAATATCCCACTGtgacaccaacacacacacacacacacacacacacacacacacacacacacacacacacacacgtatggcACAAGGAACGTGACTTTATTAGGTTAGTcccatatatagggtgtaaacatatatagggtgtaaaacacatatatagggtgtaaaacacatatatagggtgtaaaacacatatatagggtgtaaaacacgcatatatatatatatatatatatatatatatatatatatatatatatataggctgtagaacacacacacacacacacacacacacacacacacacacacacacacacacacacacacacacacacacacacacacacacatggtgtagatatatatatatatatatatatatatatatatatatatatatatatatatatatataaagtctTCCCAGTATTGTCTGattagactcgacccagtctcactctgccctcgtcattcccagattgtcaatccttggcggagagagactgagAGTCTATTGTCTGATCTCTAGAAATTAAGTCGTTGTAAACTATATTCGTCGCCTAATTAACTGTAATGACTCCGCCCATGTCTTGAATACACTAGTGCAACTCAAAGCTATAGCGTTTTCTAGAAGAGCGGAAATACAAATGGTCTCACTCTGTATAGCAGCAAAACATGCGCACCATTCTCAGATTATAAATTCAATTGGATTCTCGGGCTTCAGTTGTCTATGTGGGTGTAGTGTGTGTGCCCGTTCAATTACAAACCGTTTTTTATTCACCTGTCATCTCATCTTACGTCTCACGTGTACCTTTACTGAGATTAGGTATCTTTCAACCACCCTGTGTGTTTTTAAACCctctatatgtgtgtgtttttacACCctctatatgtgtgtgttttacaccctatatatacatatatatatatatatatatatatatatatatatatatatatatatatatatatgggtgttttacaccctatatgtgtgtgtgttttacaccctatatatatatatatatatatatatatatatatatatatatatatatatatatatatatatatatatatatatatatatatatatatatgcgtgttttacaccctatatatgtatgtgttttacaccctatatatatatatatatatatatatatatatatatatatatatatatatatatatgggtgttttacaccctatatatatgcgtgttttacaccctatatatatatatatatatacatatatatatatatatatatatatatatatatatatatacataaatgcgtgttttacaccatgtgtgtgtgtgtgtgtgtgtgtgtgtgtgtgtgtgtgtgtgtgtgtgtgtgtgtgtgtgtgtgtgtgtgtgtgtgtgtgtgtgtgtgtttacaccctatatatatgtgtgtgtgtgtgtgtgtgtgtgtgtgtgtgtgtgtgtgtgtgtgttttataccctatatatgtgttttacaccctatatatgtgactAACCTAATAAAGTCACGTTCCTCGTGccatacgcacgcacacacacacacacacacacacacacacacacacacacacacacacacacacacacaccacacacctgTGCTCCATTCTTCAACAAAATCTCTACAACGTCGCTCTTATTCTGCCAAGCTGCCATATGCAAAGCCGAATtactaacacaaacaaatccaTCTCAACAACAGCACTCCCCCACACAAAACCGTCCATAATCAACGCACTTCTGATAATCTCTCGCCGCAATATCAGCAGAATAAatcaacagcaaaacaacCGCCTCTTTGTGGCCTAAAAAGCAGGCAATCGAGTCTCACCGCTAGCCGCTAATCAAGTCTCTATTAACAACCGTTCAGAGCTGCCGTAATTAGCGGCGTCGAGCCGTTTCGGTCGGTGCATTCAACGTCAATATGATTGACGCGCACTTTCATCTTCATGTTCTGAAGCGTTGGGAGGTCGTATGTCGTTGGGTCGGCTGCTGAGCCTTTCTTTTTCTGTTGAGGTGCGAATATTCTCTGCAAGGGAAAGACACGCCTTTACCAGAGAGAGGAggagatggtgtgtgtgtgtgtgtgtgtgtgtgtgtgtgtgtgtgtgtgtgtgtgtgtgtgtgtgtgtgtgtgtgtgtctgtgtgtgtgtgtgtctgtgtgtgtgtgtctgtctgtctgtgtgtgtgtgtgtgtgtgtg from Corticium candelabrum chromosome 22, ooCorCand1.1, whole genome shotgun sequence carries:
- the LOC134197143 gene encoding caskin-1-like, coding for MSKRSKEIELLKAARDGDVEKLERIFAPQQKKKGSAADPTTYDLPTLQNMKMKVRVNHIDVECTDRNGSTPLITAALNGHKEAVVLLLIYSADIAARDYQNNSALHMAAWQNKSDVVEILLKNGAQANEMNSSGNTPLHFAAQFYQEGKIFTAHKLLQAGAKVMVVNKDGDTPLDLAARFDKKECVSLFVDSDPAAIQSTKSIVEASKNGRLDIVQLLIDCEIAVNGESTGTQALHEACRFFRRDVAELLLSYGANPNLENGTKETARTIIEDYMKTKGMEDKAGPFLDLFDEYKDKEPLVPRKEQERRREQALKTPREQPVAMKEYPLLKNRKRWTQDHPDYRSDCTGGRPNTCLLDDDPTEFWIVPSNAYCWVAFDFGTKFTLTGLQLIGWASDQMVKHFQIETGITLTGPWTMIQSYQANRIGSEDPMEPGVPQDFKDFYATSQYWRILIQDNYGGSWTCLKGVRFYGLDTGVLRWFQELGLIQYYEDFVMRGYNQVSELVRVTSKDLEEIASLPGHRKKIALAVKKMREHVYPLRELKWLQPPIHSCLEHEEIPPFSVQSDPMTSEDLKLVIHGGAEMSGQFSTSLEPDGDNPSTATFKGVKIWPAGRYLIEVQCVQHPDKFIRAAEPIVVAFPTKSNMELDDMFSEMDDMLKF